The sequence CCCTGGCGGGCTTCGATGCGCCCTACGTGCCAGGCTGGGATTGCCACGGCCTGCCCATCGAGCACAAGGTCGAGACCACCCACGGCAAGAACCTGTCCGCGGACAAGACCCGCGAGCTGTGCCGCACCTACGCCGCCGAGCAGATCGAAGGCCAGAAGGCCGACTTCATCCGCCTGGGTGTGCTGGGTGAGTGGGACAACCCCTACAAGACCATGGACTTCGCCAACGAGGCCGGCGAGATCCGTGCCCTGGCTGAAATGGTCAAGCAAGGCTTCGTGTTCAAGGGCCTGAAGCCGGTGAACTGGTGCTTCGACTGCGCCTCGGCCCTGGCTGAAGCGGAAGTGGAGTACGCCGACAAGAAGTCCGATGCCATCGACGTCGCCTTCCCCATCGAGGACGCCGACAAGCTGGCCGCCGCCTTCGGCCTGGCGAGCCTGGCCAAGCCGGCCGCCATCGTCATCTGGACCACCACTCCCTGGACCATCCCGGCCAACCAGGCGCTGAACGTCCACCCCGAATTCAACTACGCCCTGGTGGACACCGGCGCGCGCCTGCTGGTGCTCGCCGAGGAACTGGTGGAGTCCTGCCTGCAGCGCTACGGCCAGGAAGGCCAGGTCATCGCCACCGCCAAGGGCGAGGCGTTGGACCAGATCCGCTTCCGCCACCCCTTCTACGAGCGCCTGTCGCCGGTCTACCTGGCCGAGTACGTCGAGCTGGGCGCCGGTACCGGTATCGTCCACTCCGCGCCGGCCTACGGCGAGGACGACTTCCGTACCTGCAAGCACTACGGCATGAGCAACGACGACATCCTCAGCCCCGTGCAGAGCAACGGTGTGTATGTCCAGGACCTGCCGTTCTTCGGCGGCCAGTTCATCTGGAAGGCCAACCCGGCCATCGTCGCCAAGCTGGAAGAAGTGGGCGCGCTGCTCAAGCACGAGTCCATCAGCCACAGCTACATGCACTGCTGGCGCCACAAGACCCCGCTGATCTACCGCGCCACCGCGCAGTGGTTCGTCGGCATGGACAAGCAGCCGGAGCAGGGCGCCACCCTGCGCGAGCGTGCGCTCTCCGCCATCGAGCAAACCGAGTTCGTTCCCACCTGGGGCCAGGCGCGCCTGCACGGCATGATCGCCGGCCGCCCGGACTGGTGCATCTCGCGCCAGCGCAACTGGGGCGTGCCGATTCCGTTCTTCCTGCACAAGGCCACCGGCGACCTGCACCCGCGTACCGTCGAACTGATGGACGAGGTCGCCAAGCGCGTCGAGCAGGAAGGCATCGAGGCCTGGTTCAAGCTCGACGCCGCCGAGCTGCTCGGTGACGAGGCCGGCCAGTACGACAAGATCAGCGACACCCTGGACGTCTGGTTCGACTCCGGCACCACCCACTGGCACGTGCTGCGTGGCTCCCACGCCGAGCTCGGCCATGCCAGCGGCCCGGCCGCCGACCTTTACCTGGAAGGCTCCGACCAGCACCGCGGCTGGTTCCACTCGTCCTTGCTCACTGGCTGCGCCATCGACGGCCACGCGCCGTACCGCCAGTTGCTGACCCACGGCTTCACCGTGGACGAGTCCGGCCGCAAGATGTCCAAGTCCCTGGGCAACGTGATCGCCCCGCAGCAGGTCACCGACAGCCTTGGCGCCGACATCCTGCGCCTGTGGGTCTCGGCTACTGACTACTCCGGCGAGATGGCCGTATCCCAGCAGATTCTCCAGCGCAGCGCCGATGCCTACCGCCGCATCCGCAACACCGCGCGCTTCCTGCTGGCCAACCTGAACGGCTTCGATCCGGTCCGCGACCTGCTGCCCGCCGAGGACATGCTGGCCCTGGACCGCTGGGCCGTCGACCGCGCCCTGCTGCTGCAGCGCGAACTGGAAGAGGCCTACGGCGAATACCGCTTCTGGAACGTCTACTCCCGCGTGCACAACTTCTGCGTGCAGGAACTGGGCGGCTTCTACCTCGACATCATCAAGGACCGCCAATACACCACCGCCGCCGACAGCGTGGCGCGTCGGTCCTGCCAGACCGCGCTGTTCCACATCGCCGAGGCGCTGGTGCGCTGGGTCGCGCCGATCCTGGCCTTCACCGCCGAGGAAATCTGGCAGTACCTGCCGGGCGAGCGCAACGAGTCGGTCATGCTCAACACCTGGTATCAGGGACTGTCCGAGCTGCCGGAAGGCTCCGAGCTGGGCCGCGAGTTCTGGGAACAGGTCATGGCCGTCAAGGCGTCGGTCAACAAGGAACTGGAGAACCTGCGCAGCAGCAAGGCCATCGGCGGCAACCTGCAAGCCGAAGTGACCCTGTTCGCCGAGGAAGGCCTGGCCGCCAACCTGGCCAAGCTGGGCAACGAACTGCGCTTCGTGCTGATCACCTCCGTTGCCGAAGTCCAGCCGCTGGCCAGCGCCCCGGCCGACGCGGTGGAAACCGAGGTCGCCGGCCTCAAGCTGAAGATCGCCAAATCCGGCCATGCCAAGTGCGGCCGTTGCTGGCACCACCGCGCCGACGTCGGCCAGTTCGTGAAGCACCCGGAACTGTGCGGCCGTTGCGTGGAAAACATCGATGGCGCCGGCGAGGTTCGTCACTATGCCTAAGTCATACGGCCGCCTCGGCTGGCTCTGGCTGACCGCGCTGGTGTTCGTGCTGGACCAGGCGACCAAGTGGTACTTCGAGACCGAACTCGATCTCTACCAGCAGATCGTGGTCATTCCCGACTACTTCAGCTGGGTGCTGGCCTACAACACCGGCGCTGCCTTCAGCTTCCTCGCCGACAGCTCCGGCTGGCAGCGCTGGCTGTTCGCCGTGATCGCCATCGGCGTCAGCGGCGTGCTGGTGGTCTGGCTGAAGCGCCTGAAACCCGAGGAAACCTGGCTGGCCATCGCGCTGGCCCTGGTCCTGGGCGGCGCGTTGGGCAACCTCTTCGACCGCGTGGTGCTCGGCCACGTAGTCGACTTCATCCTGGTGCATTGGCAGGACCGCTGGCGTTTCCCGGCGTTCAACCTGGCCGATAGCGCCATCACGGTCGGTGCCCTGATGCTGGCACTGGATATGTTCAAAACCAAGAAGTCCGGAGAACCTGCCCATGACTGAACATCGCATAGGGCCGGATATGGAAGTCACCCTGCATTTCGCCATCAAACTGGATAACGGTGACGTGGTGGACAGCACCTTCCAGAAGAACCCCGCCACCTTCAAGGTGGGCGACGGCAACCTGCTGCCGGGCTTCGAGGGCGTGCTGTTCGGCCTCAAGAGCGGCGACAAGCGTGTCCTGGCCATCGAGCCTGAACAGGGCTTCGGCCAGCACAACCCGCAGAACGTGCAGGTGATGCCCCGTGGCAACTTCCAGGACATGGAGCTTTCCGAAGGCCTGCTGATCATCTTCAATGACGCCGCCAACGCCGAGTTGCCCGGCGTGGTGAAGCTCATCGACGACTCCCACGTGACCATCGACTTCAACCACCCCCTGGCCGGCAAGCCGCTGTCCTTCGAGGTGGAGATCCTGTCGGTCAGGCCGGCCTGAACCGCCTGCGGCCGGACGAGGTAACAGCATGCAAATCAAACTCGCCAATCCCCGCGGCTTCTGCGCCGGCGTCGATCGCGCCATCGAGATCGTCAACCGCGCGCTGGAAGTCTTCGGCCCGCCGATCTACGTGCGCCACGAAGTGGTGCACAACAAGTTCGTGGTCGAAGACCTGCGTGCCCGTGGCGCCGTGTTCGTCGAGGAGCTCGACCAGGTGCCGGACAACGTCATCGTCATCTTCAGCGCCCACGGCGTCTCCCAGGCCGTGCGCCAGGAAGCCGACCGTCGCGGTCTGAAGGTGTTCGATGCCACCTGCCCGCTGGTGACCAAGGTGCACATGGAAGTCGCGCGCTACAGCCGCGACGGCCGCGAGTGCGTGCTCATCGGCCACGCCGGCCACCCCGAGGTGGAAGGCACCATGGGCCAGTACGACGGCAGCAACGGCGGCGCCATCTACCTGGTGGAGGATGAGGCGGACGTCGCCAGGTTGCAGGTGCGCAACCCCGAGGCCCTGTCCTTCGTCACCCAGACCACGCTGTCCATGGATGACACCAGCCGGGTCATCGATGCACTGCGGAGCAAGTTCCCCAGCATCGGAGGCCCGCGCAAGGACGACATCTGCTACGCCACGCAGAACCGCCAGGACGCGGTCAAGCAACTGGCCCACGAGAGTGACGTGGTGCTGGTGGTCGGCAGCCCCAACAGCTCCAACTCCAACCGCCTGCGCGAGCTGGCCGAGCGCCTGGACACCCCCGCCTACCTGATCGATGGCGCAGAGGACCTCAAGCGCGAATGGTTCGAAAATGCCCAGCGCGTCGGCATCACCGCCGGCGCTTCGGCCCCCGAAGTGCTGGTGCAGGGCGTGATCGAGCAACTGCGGGAGTGGGGCGCGGAAGTCGCGGTCGAACTGGACGGCCGGCCGGAGAATGTGACCTTCTCCATGCCCAAGGAACTGCGGGTGAAGGCGCTCTGAGCCTTTCCTGCGTATAAATAAAACGGGGCCCTTGGGCCCCGTTTTTATTTGGCTGCTGCCTCAGTTCGACGGGCAGCGGTCCCAGGCGTTTACCAGGGCACCACCGCCGGCGCGAGCACCGGTGGAGGTCAGGGTCAGCGTATTGGCGTTGCCGTTCCACAGGCCGCCCGCGACGGGCGTGGCCGAGATGGAGAAGGCAGTCGCGGACGCGGCGCCCACCACCAGGTTGAACTGCGCCCGGCCTTGCTCCGGGCTCTGGGTCGCATAGATATCGGGTACACCGTTGGTCGCAGCCCCGACATAGGTGCCCTGTTGCGCCCGGAAGCGCTCCATGGCATTGGCCAGGCCTGTGAGCGAGGCTTTCGCAGCCTCGCAGGCATTGCGGCGCAAATAGCCCTGGTATGCGGGGTAGGCGATGCTGGCGAGAATGGCGACCACCACTACCGCGATCATCAGCTCGATCAGGGTGAATCCGCGCATCTGTCTTGGCTTGCTCATCAGTTGTCATCTATCCAGTAGGTGGATTCCTGGTAGGGGCCCTTGATGGTCTTGCACACGGTGCCGATACACAGCACCCACGGACCATTCTCGTCGCCACCACCACCGCTGCCACCCCCGTTATCCGGCAGGAGGAATACCGGCTTGGGCGGAATACCGCTGGTTTTCAGCAGGGTAGAGCGATCGGCCTTTTCCGGCGTGCCGTCCACGTTGTCCGCCGCCGGTGTGGCGTCGAACAGGTTGACCGTGTACGCCCGAGAGATGCCCTGGGCCGCGCGGCAGGAGTTGATGCTCGCCGTGGGTTCGTAGGTGGTGAACACCAACAGCCCGGCAAAGGTGGCGGAATCCGACAGAACCTTCTCGCCAGGGTTTTCCAGGCGGATGAACCAGCCGCCGGACGTCCGGGTGAAGGCGGTGGACGCCGTCTGCTGCTGCGAATTGCTGCCTTCCTGGATCAGGTTGTCAGTCGCGTCGTACATGCTCGATTCGGTCAACGTCGTGTGGGTGTTGGCCGCATCGGTGGTGGGGTTGTACACCAGGGGCGTCCGGAAGGAATAGAAACGATCCTGGGTTACGGCGTTCAGCGGGTGTCCGCGATAACCCGAGCCGATGTTCACGGTCAGGGTACGGGTGCCGTTGATGTTTAGCAGCGAGACGTCGGGCTCGTTATAGAAACGGCGCAGCTTGCGCTCCAGTTCGGCGGGCGTTTCGCTGCCGGTATCCGCGGCTATGACGTCGGCGAAGACGCCATCGTTGGCATCCGGCGCACCGGAGCCGTTGCCGTTCACCGGGCTTACCAGCGAACTGGCGGCGCTGCCGTTGTTGATGAAGAAGCGCCAGATCTGGCCACCCATGTCGCCGACGAAGAACTGGTCCGCCTTGCCATCGCGGTCGATGTCGATCACGCGAATCGGGGCGGGGATGCTGTATTGCATCTTGTTCAGGGTCAGGGTGTGGCCGCTGGTGGCGCTGGCGGACCAGATGAGGGCGCCGGTGGTGGCATCGACGATGTAGATGGCGTTACCCATGCCATCGGCAGTACGCGCTTTCACGTTGTCCTGGTTCTTGTCGTAACCACCGCCGAAGATCAGCACCTTGGTGGCGGTGCCGCCCACGTTGATGGTGGTCAACACAGGTGTCGACCAGGTTTGGCCTAGGCGTTCGAAGCCTGGGGTCGGGGTCTGGGGTTGGGTAGTGTTAACGCTAGCGCCCCTGATGAACCAACGCATCTTGGGTGCGGTGCGATCGGTGACGTCCAGTGAGTACAGGTTACTGCCGCCGCGGCCCATGGTGGCGTAGGCGTACACGAACTCGCCGGAGTTAAGGCCGGTCAGCTGGCGCGGCGTATCGGTGGAAGCAGGGTCGCGGCCGCCATAGATCACGCCGTTGTTGTTGGCGTCGTTGGCCCAGATCACCACGCTGTTATCCATGCCATAGATGCGCGGTTTTACCGACGTGGACTTGGCATCGACCATCAGTGGCTTGATGTTGGGCAGCAGCTCCTGGGGCATGAAGGCGAACTGCTCGACGCCGTTGCTGGTGTTGATGGCATGGACCATGCCTTCGTTGGTGCCGACGAAGGCGGTCTGGTCCTCATCCGAGCACGCGGTCAGTGCGGCGTTGCTGAAGGTGTTGCATTTGTAGGTCAGCAGGCGCGGCACCGAGTGCAGCGGGTCGCCCATGG is a genomic window of Pseudomonas resinovorans NBRC 106553 containing:
- the ispH gene encoding 4-hydroxy-3-methylbut-2-enyl diphosphate reductase; the encoded protein is MQIKLANPRGFCAGVDRAIEIVNRALEVFGPPIYVRHEVVHNKFVVEDLRARGAVFVEELDQVPDNVIVIFSAHGVSQAVRQEADRRGLKVFDATCPLVTKVHMEVARYSRDGRECVLIGHAGHPEVEGTMGQYDGSNGGAIYLVEDEADVARLQVRNPEALSFVTQTTLSMDDTSRVIDALRSKFPSIGGPRKDDICYATQNRQDAVKQLAHESDVVLVVGSPNSSNSNRLRELAERLDTPAYLIDGAEDLKREWFENAQRVGITAGASAPEVLVQGVIEQLREWGAEVAVELDGRPENVTFSMPKELRVKAL
- a CDS encoding peptidylprolyl isomerase; the protein is MTEHRIGPDMEVTLHFAIKLDNGDVVDSTFQKNPATFKVGDGNLLPGFEGVLFGLKSGDKRVLAIEPEQGFGQHNPQNVQVMPRGNFQDMELSEGLLIIFNDAANAELPGVVKLIDDSHVTIDFNHPLAGKPLSFEVEILSVRPA
- a CDS encoding type IV pilin protein, producing the protein MSKPRQMRGFTLIELMIAVVVVAILASIAYPAYQGYLRRNACEAAKASLTGLANAMERFRAQQGTYVGAATNGVPDIYATQSPEQGRAQFNLVVGAASATAFSISATPVAGGLWNGNANTLTLTSTGARAGGGALVNAWDRCPSN
- the ileS gene encoding isoleucine--tRNA ligase, producing MTDYKATLNLPETAFPMKAGLPQREPELLQRWNSIDLYGKLRQIGEGRPRFVLHDGPPYANGSIHIGHAVNKILKDIIVRSKTLAGFDAPYVPGWDCHGLPIEHKVETTHGKNLSADKTRELCRTYAAEQIEGQKADFIRLGVLGEWDNPYKTMDFANEAGEIRALAEMVKQGFVFKGLKPVNWCFDCASALAEAEVEYADKKSDAIDVAFPIEDADKLAAAFGLASLAKPAAIVIWTTTPWTIPANQALNVHPEFNYALVDTGARLLVLAEELVESCLQRYGQEGQVIATAKGEALDQIRFRHPFYERLSPVYLAEYVELGAGTGIVHSAPAYGEDDFRTCKHYGMSNDDILSPVQSNGVYVQDLPFFGGQFIWKANPAIVAKLEEVGALLKHESISHSYMHCWRHKTPLIYRATAQWFVGMDKQPEQGATLRERALSAIEQTEFVPTWGQARLHGMIAGRPDWCISRQRNWGVPIPFFLHKATGDLHPRTVELMDEVAKRVEQEGIEAWFKLDAAELLGDEAGQYDKISDTLDVWFDSGTTHWHVLRGSHAELGHASGPAADLYLEGSDQHRGWFHSSLLTGCAIDGHAPYRQLLTHGFTVDESGRKMSKSLGNVIAPQQVTDSLGADILRLWVSATDYSGEMAVSQQILQRSADAYRRIRNTARFLLANLNGFDPVRDLLPAEDMLALDRWAVDRALLLQRELEEAYGEYRFWNVYSRVHNFCVQELGGFYLDIIKDRQYTTAADSVARRSCQTALFHIAEALVRWVAPILAFTAEEIWQYLPGERNESVMLNTWYQGLSELPEGSELGREFWEQVMAVKASVNKELENLRSSKAIGGNLQAEVTLFAEEGLAANLAKLGNELRFVLITSVAEVQPLASAPADAVETEVAGLKLKIAKSGHAKCGRCWHHRADVGQFVKHPELCGRCVENIDGAGEVRHYA
- the lspA gene encoding signal peptidase II, with product MPKSYGRLGWLWLTALVFVLDQATKWYFETELDLYQQIVVIPDYFSWVLAYNTGAAFSFLADSSGWQRWLFAVIAIGVSGVLVVWLKRLKPEETWLAIALALVLGGALGNLFDRVVLGHVVDFILVHWQDRWRFPAFNLADSAITVGALMLALDMFKTKKSGEPAHD